The genomic region GCCAGGCCGGGCGCATCACGCACCCCATGGTCAAGCGCCCCGGCGGCACGCACTACGAGCCGATCGACTGGGACGACGCGTTCGCCCTGGTCGCGCAGCACCTGAACGGGCTGGCGTCGCCCGACGAGGCCACGTTCTACACCTCGGGTCGCGCGTCCAACGAGGCCGCGTTCACGTACCAGCTGTTCGTGCGGGCCTTCGGCACCAACAACCTGCCGGACTGCTCGAACATGTGCCACGAGTCCACCAGCGTCGCGCTCGGCGAGTCGATCGGCATCGGCAAGGGCTCGGTCAGCCTGCGCGACATCTACGACGCCGAGGTCATCGTGATCGCCGGGCAGAACCCGGGCACCAACCACCCCCGCATGCTCTCGGCGCTCGAGACGGCGAAGCGTCGGGGCGCGAAGATCATCTCGATCAACCCGTTGCGGGAGGCGGGTCTGGTCAACTTCCGCAACCCGCAGAAGCCGCGGGGCGTCGTGGGTCGGGGCACGGACCTGACCGACCTGTTCCTGCCGATCCGCATCAACGGTGACCTCGCGCTGTTCCAGGCGATCGGGTCGCTGCTGGTGGAGTGGGACGCGATCGACCACGAGTTCGTCGCCACCCACACCCACGGGTACGAGGAGTGGGCCGCGCACGTCGCGGCGATCGACTGGGCCACGGTCGAGACGGCGACGGGTCTGACCCGCGCCCAGATCACCGAGGCCGCCGAGATGATCCGCGGGTCGAGCGCCACGATCTACTGCTGGGCCATGGGGCTCACGCAGCACCGCAACTCGGTCGCCACGATCAAGGAGGTCACGAACCTCGCGCTGGTGCGTGGCGACATCGGCAAGCGCGGCGCGGGCGTGTGCCCCGTGCGCGGACACTCCAACGTGCAGGGCGACCGCACGATGGGCATCTTCGAGAAGCCGGCGCCCGAGCTCCTCGACGCCCTGGAGCAGGAGTTCGGCTTCGCGCCCCCGCGTGAGCACGGGCTCGACGTCGTGGAGGCCATCCGGGCGATGCGCGACGGCACCGTGCGGGTGTTCATGGGTCTGGGCGGCAACTTCCTGCACGCGGCCCCCGACACCACGGTCACGGCGGCGGCCCTGCGGCGCACCGACCTCACGGTCCAGGTCTCCACCAAGCTCAACCGCTCGCACCTGGTCACCGGCGACACCGCGCTGATCCTGCCCACGCTGGGCCGCACCGAGGTCGACGAGCGGGCGACGGGCGAGCAGGTCGTCACGGTCGAGGACTCGATGTCGGCCGTGCACGCCTCGCGCGGGGTGAATGCCCCCGCGTCGCCCCACCTGCGGGGCGAGACCGCGATCGTCGCGGGCCTGGCGGCCGCCACGTTGCGCGCGCCCGACGGATCGGACCGCCACGGCATCGCCTGGGGGCAGATGGCCGAGGACTACGACGTCGTGCGCGGCCACATCTCCCGCGTGATCCCGGGCTGCGAGGACTACAGCCGTCGGGCCGGGCGCCCGGGCGGCTTCGTCCTGCCGCACCCGCCCCGCGACTCCCGCACGTTCGCCACGGCGAGCGGCCGGGGCGAGCTCGCGGTCTCCCCCATCGAGGTCCTGCACGTGCCGGAGGGGCACCTCCTGCTGCAGACGATGCGCAGCCACGACCAGTACAACACCACGATCTACGGCTTCTCCGACCGTTATCGCGGCATCGAGGACGGCCGTCGTGTCGTCTTCGTGCACCGCGACGACATCGCGGCGTTCGACCTGCAGGACGGGCAGGTCGTCGACCTGCGGTCGGTGTGGTCCGACGGCGACCATCGCGTGGCCCCGGCGTTCCGCATCGTCGCGTACGACACGCCCCGCGGCACGGCCGCGGCCTACTACCCCGAGACGAATCCGCTCGTGCCGCTCGACTCGACCGCGATCGACAGCAACACCCCGACGTCCAAGAGCGTCGTCGTCCGGCTCGAGCCGAGGCCGGCGTGACGGAGGCGGTCGCGAACCCGGCGGTCGTGGTCCGACCGCTGCACCGTCACGGCGCCGACGGGCTCACCGCAGCCGACGACCAGGTCGCGGTCGAGGCGCCGCTGGAGATCCGGGTCAACGGTCGCGGCTACGCCGTCACGATGCGCACGCCGGGCGACGACCTCGACCTCGCGGTCGGCTTCCTGGTGTCGGAGGGCGTCATCGGCGCCGCGAGCGACCTCGTCGGGATCGGTGCGGTCGAGGGGGAGGAGGGTGATGTCGTCGCCGCCTCGGTGGTGGGTCCCGGTGCGGTCGTCGCGATGGACCGGCAGCGCCACGTCTACACGACCAGCTCGTGCGGGGTCTGCGGGCTCGCGTCAATCGAGGCCGTCACCACGGCCTCGCGCTTCGACGTGGCCCTCGACGGGGTCGTCGTCGCGCCCGAGGTGATCGCGGCGCTGCCGACGTCGCTCCGCGAGGCGCAGGCGGGATTCGACTCCACGGGCGGGCTGCACGCCGCCGGCCTCTTCACGGCCGATGGTCGTCCCGTCGTCGTCCGCGAGGACGTCGGCCGCCACAACGCGGTCGACAAGGTCGTCGGCCACGCCACCCGCCGCGGCGCCCTGCCCCTTGGCGGGCACGTCCTGCAGGTCTCGGGCCGCGCGTCGTTCGAGCTCGTCCAGAAGGCCGCCATGGCCGGCATCCCGGTGCTGGCCGCGGTCAGCGCACCGTCGTCCCTGGCGGTCGACCTGGCCGAGTCGGCCGGCATCACGCTCGTGGGGTTCTCCCGCGGCGGCGGGTTCAACGTCTACACGCACCCGGCGCGCCTCGACCCTCGGTCGTGACGCCGCCGGTGCCGTCCTGACCTCGTCAGGACGAGTCGTGGTGATCTTCCGGAAATCTAATTCCTCATGAGGGTTGACGTAATTGAGAGACCTCTTACATACTGAGCGAACCGGGCTCGACGTGAGCCACGTCACGCCCCTCGACCAGGAGGACCCTTGATGAACCGTCCGATGATCTACGCCACGACCACCCTCCTCGTGGCGGGCCTTCTCGCCTCCTGCGGCTCCGGAGACGACGAGCGAGAGCTCACCGCCGACGGACTCGAGCCGCTCAAGGTGGCCTGCGCGCCGGCCGCGGAGCACATCCCGCGCCAGCTGGCGATCACGGAAGGCTTCAACGAGACCAACGGCGTCGAGCCCACGTGTGTCGACGTGCCCTCGGGCCCCGCTCAGGCAGCAGCCCTGTTGTCGGGCGACCTCGACATCGCGTTCCTCACGCAGGCGAACATCGCGCCGCTGCTCGACCAGAAGCAGGACCTGGTCGTGGTCGGCTCGATCCGGAACAACCTCTACTTCGACCTCATCGTGAAGGAGGGCTTCGACCTCCCGAGCGAGGACCAGGGCTGGAAGGGCGTGATGGAGGACCTGGAAGGCGCTCGCATCGGCGTGGTCGCCCGCGGTGCCGCGGCCGAGGTCATCGCGCGGGCCCTCTTCAAGGCGGCGGGCATCGATCCCGAGAAGCAGACCTACATCGCGACCGGCTTGCCGAACACCACCTTGGCGGCACTGACCGCGGACACCATCGATGCCGCCATCACCCTGGAGCCGGGCATCACGCTGGCGCTCGAGCAGGGCATCGCGAAGCAGCCCTTCTCGCTGCAGGAGGGCACGGGCCCGGACGACTTCGTCTACGACGACCAGCTCATGCTGACCAGCCGTGAGTTCGCCGAGACCAACAAGGACGTGCTCTGCAGCTACCGCCAGGCGTGGGACGAAGGCCTCGAGTTCATGCGCGACAGCGACAACTCCCAGGTCGTCGAGGACGTCGCCGCCGAGCTGCTCGGCCTGCCGGCCGAGAGCGTGACGGCCCTGCTGGAGCGCACGTCGTCCTTCTACCCGGAGACGACGGCCCTCGACGCCGACTCGGTGGAGCCCGGGTTCGCCTTCCTCGCCGAGGAGGGTGCGTCGCAGGCGGCCTACGAGCTGGACGACATCTCCGTGGAGGTGTGCTGACATGTCGAGCGTCGACACGCCCGTGTCGACGGGCCGCACGCCCGTCGCGCAGGCGCCGGCCGTCGAGCTGGACGGAGTCAGCGTCACGTTCGACGTCCCGGGCAAGGGGCAGACCTTGGTCGCTCGCGACATCAGCTTCACCGCCCAGCAGGGTGAGTTCATCGCGATCGTCGGTCCCAGCGGTTGTGGCAAGACCACGGTCCTGAACATGCTCGCCGGGCTCCTGACGCCCAGCGGGGGCACGGTGTCGCGCCACGGCAAGCCCGTCACGGGTCCGTCCCGCGACATCGGATACATGCTGGCCCGGTCGGCGCTGACCCCGTGGCGCACCACGCGGGCCAACGTCGAGCTCGGCCTCGAGATCCGCGGCGTGCCCCGGAAGGAGCGGCGCGAGCGGTCGATGCAGCTGCTGAGCCAGCTGCGCATCGACCACTTCGCCGACGCCTACCCCTCGCAGCTGTCGCACGGCATGCAGCAGCGGGTCGCGATCGCGCGCACGCTGGCGGTCGACCCGGACCTCTGGCTCATGGACGAGCCGTTCGGCGCGCTCGACGCGCAGACTCGGGTCAAGGTGCAGACCGAGTTCCTGGGCCTGTGGGAAGGAACGCCCAAGACCGTGATCTTCGTGACCCACGACCTGTCGGAGGCCGTCATGATGGCCGATCGCGTGATCGTCATGACGGCGCGTCCCGGCACGATCAAGGTCGACACGCGCGTGGACGTGCCGCGCCCCAGGCGACCAGCCGACCTGCTGTTCGACCCGCAGCTGGAACACATCGAGCAGGAAATCTGGAAGGAGCTGCGCGATGAGCTCGGCTGAGACGATGGCCCGTCCGTCCACCACGTCACCGGAGGAGGTCCAGCCTCCGAGGCAACGCCGTTCCGTCTGGCGCCGGCTGGCTGCCGCCGACTGGCGCGTCCAGCTCGGTCGACTCGTCGTCCTGGCCGCCGTGATGCTGCTCTGGCAGGTGGCGGTGGTGCAGGAATGGGTGGAGCCGCTGTACGCGGCCGGTCCCGCCGAGACCCTGACCCGTCTCTGGGAGCTCTTGGGTGAGTCGACCTTCTACACCAACCTGCGCGTGACCCTCGGCGAAGCGGTCGGCGGATGGGTGCTCGGCAGCACGCTGGGCCTGGTGCTCGGCCTCGCGCTCGGCCGCTGGACGCGAGTGGCGGCGGTCTTCGACCCCTTCTTCACGTTCGTCAACGCCACGCCGAAGATCGCTCTGGCCCCCTTCTTCATCCTGTGGTTCGGCATCGGTCAGACCTCGAAGGTCGTGCTCGCGGCCACGATCGTGCTCTTCATCGTCCAGGTCCCGACCCAGGCCGCGGTCCGCACCGTGAACCCCGACCTGAACACCGTGGTGACGTCGATGGCGGCCACCGAGATGCAGAAGTTCCGCAAGGTCGTGCTTCCCGGGATCATGGCGCCGGTCTTCGGAGCCCTCCGCCTCGCCATGGTCTACGCGTTGCTGGCCGCCGTGCTGGGCGAGTTCATCGCCGCTCAGCTCGGCCTCGGGCAGCAGCTGATCACCGCCACGAACCAGTTCGACATGCCGACGGCCTTCGCCCTGCTGATCGTGCTGGCTGCCCTGGCCGTCATCATCAACAGCGCCCTGAGTCTCGTCGAGCGCCGACTCCTGCGGTGGCAGAACGTCGACTCCGGCGGCAGAACGGTCACGATCTGATGACGGTCGGGGGGAATGAGTCGGTCACTGTCGAGGACGAGACCCCGCGCCGCAAGGGTCGGCCACGGAACTCCGACAGCGGGCAGCGTCGGGCCGACATCATGACGGCGGCGCTGCACCGATTCGCGAACCACGGGTACGCCGACACGTCCTTGAGCATCGTCGCCCGCGACGTCGGGATCACGCAGCCGGCCGTGTACCACTACTTCCCGGACAAGGAGAGCCTCTACGAGGCGGTCTTCGACGCCGCCCTGGAGCGGGCGTGGTCGGCCGTGCACGCCCGACTGGCGACGGTGCCGGAGCAGGACCGCAGTCTGCTCGACCTGGCCGAGGCCATGAACGAGGGCGGTCTCGACATCGACCAGCAGGACGCTCGCCAGACCAACCTGTTCCTGACCACGGTGCCCGTGGAGGCCACCCGCCACCACGAGCTGCACCACCTGCTCGAGCGCCGGTCGGCAGTCCAGGACCGGGAGATCCGCGCCATCGTGCTGCCCGCGATCCGCGAGGGGCGGATGTCAGGTTTCGACGACACCGACGCCGCCGTCCGCGCGATCCGGCTGCTCATGATGGGCTGGGCGCTCGAGACGTTCACCCAGCGCGAGAACACGCGGGAGAACACCGAGGTGCTCCGCAGCATCCTGGTGCGTCTCGAGTCGGGTCCTGGCGCGGCGGCCGCGACGCCGGACTCCTCGTCATGAGCGAGCTCGCCGCCGCGGCGACGGCCACGAGCCCTGGCCCTGGGCCACGCGCCGTGACCGTCGTGACCGACCTCGCGGAGATCACGGTGCCCTGGATGTCCGGTGCGCTCGGCCCGGCGCACTCCGGGCCGGACCTGATCGGGGTGTCGGTCGTGCAGATCGGACAGGACAGTGGCCACCTGGGGACATCGGCCCGGGTCAGCCTCACCTACACCGCAGGCCGCACGCCGGGTCCCGAGACCGTCGTGGTCAAGATGCCCGCCCAGTCGGCCGAGTCCCTCGAGACCGCTCGGCGGGGACGGCTCTACGAGCGCGAGGTCCGGTTCTTCACCGACCTGGCTCCCCACACCGAGGTCCGTGCCCCCGGTTGCTACGGCGCCGGCTACGACGAGGAGCACGGCACCTTCGTCCTCGTGCTGGAGGACGTCGAGGCGCGGACCGAGTGCGACCAGCTCCTCGGGTGTCCCCCCGAGCGTGCGCGACAGGTGGTGCGTGAGCTGGCCCGCCTGCACGCCTCCTGGTGGGAGCGCCCGAGCCTGCGCGAGCACCCGTGGCTCACGACGTTCCTCGACGAGGCGCGCATCCGCAACATGTCCCGCCTGCTCGAGCAGGGGTGGCCCCTGGCGTGCGCGAGGCTCGGCGACCGGCTGTCACCGCAGGCCGTGGAGATCGGGGAGCTCGTGCTCGAGCACTTCGACCAGGTCATGCGCATGCTGGACGAACCGGCCCAGACGCTGCTGCACGGTGACACCCGACTGGACAACGTGATGTTCGACGCCGGCGTGGCCCGTGCGCCGGTCGTCCTGCTCGACTGGCAGAACGTCAGCCGAGGTCCGGCGGTCGCCGAGCTGGGCTACTTCCTCGCGCAGAACCTGACCGTGCAGGACTTCGCCGAGCACCTCGACGCACTCGTCGGCGTGTACTGCGACGAGCTCGCCGCCCGCGGGGTCGTCGACGTGTCCCCCGAGACCCTCCGGGGCACGCTCTGGCAGGCGCTGCCGGTCACCTTCACCGTGGCCGCGGCGATGTTCGTCATGGCCGACCTCAGCCGCCCTCGGGCGCTGGAGCTCGCGGCCGTCATGACCGAGCGCGCCGTCGGCGCGGCCCAGGAGCTCGGTCTCGTCGCGGCACTCGCCACCCTTCCCACGACACCAGGAGACATCGGATGAGCACGTTGACGGACAAGGTCGCTGTGGTGACCGGAGGATCGGCCGGGATCGGTCGGGGGATCGTCGAGCGCTACCTCGACGAGGGCTGCCGGGTGGTCTTCGGCAGCCGCGGTGCCGAGGCGGGACACGCGATGGTGAGCGAGCTTGCCGCGGGTGACCGCCTCCACTTCGTGCAGACCGACGTGACCCAGCAGCACCAGGTCGAGCGACTGGTCGACGAGACCGTGCGGATCTTCGGACGGGTCGACATCGCCGTCCTCAACGCGGGCGGCACGGGACGGTCCAGGCCGGTCGTCGACATGCCCGACGAGGAGTGGGAGCTCGAGCTGAACCTCAACCTGAACCACACGTTCTGGGCGATGCGCCGCGTCCTGCCCCACCTCGTGGGTCAGGGATCGGGACGCGTCATCTCCATCTCCTCGGTCGAGGGCAAGCACGCCAAGGCGGGGGTGGCGGGCTACGTCGCGAACAAGCACGCGATCAACGGCCTGACCAAGGCCGTGGCCAAGGAGGTGGGCCCGTCGGGGGTCACGGTCAACGCCATCTGTCCGGGCCTGGTCCTGACCGGCCTCGCCGAGCGCGGCGCCGGCCAGGGACTGGGTGTCGGCGGCTTCGAAGCCGTGGTCGAGCTGTACAGCCGCGAGGCGGCGCTCCAGCGCCCGGTCACGGTCGACGAAGTGGTGGCGGCAGCGGTCATGCTGGCCTCCGACGCCGCCTCGGGCATCACGGGCGCGCTGATCTCCGTCGACGGTGGCACGGCGGCGTACTGATGGCGCCGTCGAAGCCGGGGCCCGGCGTGCAGGACGTGCACCGCTGGCCCGGTCGGGTGTACGACTCGGGCCACGAGCCGGACCCACGATTCACCCTCGCCAACGAGCGCACCTTCCTGGCCTGGACCCGGACGGCGCTCGCCCTGATCGCCGCCGGGGTGTCGTTGGCCGCCTTCGTCGAGGACTTCCCGCGCGGCCTGCGCGAGGCGGTCGCGATCGCCCTGATCCTGACCGGGATGGCCACGGCCCTCTCGGCGTTCGTGCGGTGGATGAAGGCCGAGGCGGCCCTGCGACACGACCGCCCGTTGCCCGGGCCGGGCCTGGCCCCCGTGCTCACCGCGGGACTGGCTGTCGTGGCCATGGTCCTCGCCGTCCTGGTCATCCTGCGCGGATGAGCGCGTCGGTGTGGGACCCCGGTCTGCAGAACGAGCGCACGACCCTGGCCTGGGGCCGTTCAGCCCTGGCGCTGCTGGTCTGCGGACTTCTCACGGCGACCCTCGCCGCTTCGCGGCACTGGTTCCCGGCCGTCGTCGTGGCGCTGGTCGCGATGGGCTCCGCCGCGGGCCTGCGTCGCGTGGCTCGGCACCGCTACCTCGACGCGTCGTCCGCGCTCGTCGCCGAGCGGCCGCTGCCCGACGGCCGGCTGGGTGCGGCGCTGGTCCTCGGGGTCGTCGGCCTCGGCGCCCTCGCGGTCACCCTCGTGGTCGTCACGTCGACGGGAGCGATCCGTGCCCGCTGACGACACGCCACCGGCACCGACGTCCGACGGACGCGGTCCCACGGCCGGACAGCCCCGCGGATCCAGCACGAGAACGGAGCACAGCATGCGGTCACCCAGTTCCTCGAGCGCCTACCGGGACTTCGACGGCAGGGTCGGGCGCGTCTTCGCGACCTCCGAGCCGTCGTGGCCCGAGCGCCCCACGGCGCCGGAAGGATCACCGAACGTCGTGGTCATCCTGGCGGACGACCTCGGCTTCTCGGACCTCGGCTGCTACGGCTCCGAGATCCCCACACCGCACATCGACGCGTGCGCGCAGGAGGGCATGCGGTACGGCAACTTCCACGTCGCCCCCATGTGCTCGCCGACCCGCGCCTCGCTCATGACCGGCCGCAACCCGCATGCGAGCGGCATGGGCTTCGTCGGTCACGTGGACCCGGGCTTCCCCGGGTACGCCTCCGAGCTCCCGGAGGACCAGCCGACGCTCGCGGAGGTCATGCGGTCCAACGGGTACACGACCTTGATGCTCGGGAAGTGGCACCTCACGAAGGAGCGCGACATGTCGGAGGCGGGGTCGCGCGCGTCGTGGCCCCTGCAGCGCGGGTTCGACGAGTTCTACGGATTCCTCGAGGCGCTGACCAACTTCCACCACCCGCACCGGATGCTCGAGGGCAACACGGTCGTGCAGACCGATCAGTACCCCGACGACTACTACCTGACCGACGACCTCACCGACCGTGCCGAACGCATGGTCCGGGAGGTCAAGGCTGCCAATCCCGAACGCCCCTTCTTCATGTACTTCTCGCACGGCGCCGTCCACGCGCCGCTGCACGCCAAGCAGGAGGACATCGCGCGTTTTCGCGGTTGGTACGACGAGGGGTGGGACGTCCTGCGCGAGCAGCGGTTCGCTCGCCAGCGAGAGCTCGGCGTCGTCCCCGACGGGACCGAGCTCCCGCCGCGCAACCACGAGGCGGGCGAGGACGTACAGGCCTGGGACTCCCTGAGCGAGACCGAGAAGAGCCTGTACCCGCGATACATGGAGGTGTACGCCGCCATGGTGGCCAGCATCGACGAGAGCGTCGGACGCCTGCGCCAGGTCCTGGACGAGCTCGGCGAGCTCGAGAACACCGTCTTCCTCATCACGAGCGACAACGGCGCCTCCCGCGAGGGCAAGGCCTCCGGCACGACGGCGTACTTCCGGGACGGTGGCAGCCAGACCCGCGACGTCACCGAGGACGTCCTCGCGGAAGCGCTCGAACGCATCGAGGACATCGGTGGACCGACGACCTGGCCCCACTACCCCCGGGGCTGGGCCATGGCGTGCAACACCCCGTTCCGCCTGTACAAGATCAGCGCGTTCGCGGGTGGCCACCAGGTGCCTCTCGTGCTCTCGTGGCCGGCTCGGCTGCCACCCGCCGGGTCGATCGTCAGGCGGCAGTACGCCCACATCAGCGACGTGCTGCCCACCCTCGTCGAGCTGCTCGGGCTCGACATGCCCGACCATCGCCACGGCCGTCCGGCCCAGCCGGTGACCGGCGTGAGCCTGCGCGAGGTCATCGGTGACCCGCATGCCCCGACGCCCCACACCGAGCAGCACTACGAGTGCCTCGGCAACCGCGCGTTCTACCGCGACGGCTGGGAGATCGTGACGGCCCATCGGGCCCTCACGCCCTTCTCCGAGGACCGGTGGCAGCTCTTCCACACCGCCGAGGACCCGGCGCAGGTCCACGACCGCGCGGCCGAGCTGCCCGAGCTCGTCGCGGAGCTCGCGGCGGCGTGGGAGGAGGCGGCCTGGGAGAACCAGGTCTTCCCGATGGACGAGGGCAACCGCCTGAAGCACCTGCTCCAGCCGCCCGGCCTGGAGGGCTTCGAGCGGCCCGTCCGCCTGACGCCCCACCAACCCACCCTGGAGCGATGGCGGTCGAGTCGCCTCACGGGCGGACGGTCCTTCCGGATCACCGTGGACTGGTCGTACCGCGCCGGTGACGCGGGGGTGCTCCTGGCCCACGGCGGACAGGAGGGCGGGTACCTCCTCTACGTCGAGGACGGTGAGCTGCACTTCCTGCAGAACCAGTTCGGCACCGAGCACCGCCTCGCCCCGGTCCCCCTGACCGACGGTTGCGCCGAGGTGGTCGTGACGGTCGACGCTCCAGGAGGGGGTCGGTGGGACGTCGGGCTGACGGTCGACGGCACGGCGTCGGGCCGGTCCGACGGCTTCGTGCAGATGGCGGGATTCCTGCCGTTCAACGGCATCGACGTCGGTGTCGACCGTCGTTCGCCGGTGTCGTGGGAGTTGTACCGACGCCACGGTTGCTTCCCCTTCACGGGTCGGCTCGGTTCGGTGACCATCGCACCGGGGCCGGTCTCGCCGGATGCCCGGGAGCGTCGGATCGCCGAGGCGGTCGCGATCGGGATCGGACTCGAATGACCGCGCCTGACGCGGCAGCGTCGATGCAGCTCATCCCGGCGGGAGCGTTCTGGATGGGTTCGGACGACGCCTACCCCGACGAGGCCCCAGCACACCGGCGTGAGGTCGAGGCGTTCTGGATCGACGTCACCGCGGTGACGAACGAGCAGTTCGCCCAGTTCGTGGAGGCGACGGGTCACGTCACCGGTGGGGAGCGGCCGCACCGCGGAACGGCGCTCCCCGGTCCGCACGGATCGGTCACCCCCGCGGGATCGGCCGTCTTCGGCGTCCCGGACGGTCCTGTCGACCTCGCATCGGGCTCCTGGTGGTCTCACGTGGCCGGCGCCTCGTGGCGCGCACCCGAGGGGCCGGGCAGCGACCTGCGTGGTCGGGCCGCCCACCCCGTCGTCCACGTGACCCACGCGGACGCCACCGCGTACGCCCAGTGGTGCGGCAAGCGCCTCCCGACCGAGGCCGAGTGGGAACGGGCCGCGCGGGGCGGTCTCGACCGTCAGGAGTTCGCCTGGGGTGACGAGCGGGAGCCGGGCGGCGTGCCGCTGGCCACGACGTGGCCGACCGACACGTTCCCCGTGCTCGAGGACGGTGGGCGCGCTGCGGGCACCACCCCGGT from Aeromicrobium sp. Sec7.5 harbors:
- a CDS encoding FdhF/YdeP family oxidoreductase, whose translation is MAEHDGPVSDEPVSDEHGPGDELFGVGDETGLQVHDPKSAAAGVTGVRVAMQRAVGHMGAARATTTLLKLNQADGFDCMSCAWPDPDPEHRHTAEFCENGAKAVAEEGTTARATPEFFAAHSIADLDRHDEHWLGQAGRITHPMVKRPGGTHYEPIDWDDAFALVAQHLNGLASPDEATFYTSGRASNEAAFTYQLFVRAFGTNNLPDCSNMCHESTSVALGESIGIGKGSVSLRDIYDAEVIVIAGQNPGTNHPRMLSALETAKRRGAKIISINPLREAGLVNFRNPQKPRGVVGRGTDLTDLFLPIRINGDLALFQAIGSLLVEWDAIDHEFVATHTHGYEEWAAHVAAIDWATVETATGLTRAQITEAAEMIRGSSATIYCWAMGLTQHRNSVATIKEVTNLALVRGDIGKRGAGVCPVRGHSNVQGDRTMGIFEKPAPELLDALEQEFGFAPPREHGLDVVEAIRAMRDGTVRVFMGLGGNFLHAAPDTTVTAAALRRTDLTVQVSTKLNRSHLVTGDTALILPTLGRTEVDERATGEQVVTVEDSMSAVHASRGVNAPASPHLRGETAIVAGLAAATLRAPDGSDRHGIAWGQMAEDYDVVRGHISRVIPGCEDYSRRAGRPGGFVLPHPPRDSRTFATASGRGELAVSPIEVLHVPEGHLLLQTMRSHDQYNTTIYGFSDRYRGIEDGRRVVFVHRDDIAAFDLQDGQVVDLRSVWSDGDHRVAPAFRIVAYDTPRGTAAAYYPETNPLVPLDSTAIDSNTPTSKSVVVRLEPRPA
- the fdhD gene encoding formate dehydrogenase accessory sulfurtransferase FdhD, producing the protein MTEAVANPAVVVRPLHRHGADGLTAADDQVAVEAPLEIRVNGRGYAVTMRTPGDDLDLAVGFLVSEGVIGAASDLVGIGAVEGEEGDVVAASVVGPGAVVAMDRQRHVYTTSSCGVCGLASIEAVTTASRFDVALDGVVVAPEVIAALPTSLREAQAGFDSTGGLHAAGLFTADGRPVVVREDVGRHNAVDKVVGHATRRGALPLGGHVLQVSGRASFELVQKAAMAGIPVLAAVSAPSSLAVDLAESAGITLVGFSRGGGFNVYTHPARLDPRS
- a CDS encoding ABC transporter substrate-binding protein — protein: MNRPMIYATTTLLVAGLLASCGSGDDERELTADGLEPLKVACAPAAEHIPRQLAITEGFNETNGVEPTCVDVPSGPAQAAALLSGDLDIAFLTQANIAPLLDQKQDLVVVGSIRNNLYFDLIVKEGFDLPSEDQGWKGVMEDLEGARIGVVARGAAAEVIARALFKAAGIDPEKQTYIATGLPNTTLAALTADTIDAAITLEPGITLALEQGIAKQPFSLQEGTGPDDFVYDDQLMLTSREFAETNKDVLCSYRQAWDEGLEFMRDSDNSQVVEDVAAELLGLPAESVTALLERTSSFYPETTALDADSVEPGFAFLAEEGASQAAYELDDISVEVC
- a CDS encoding ABC transporter ATP-binding protein, which translates into the protein MSSVDTPVSTGRTPVAQAPAVELDGVSVTFDVPGKGQTLVARDISFTAQQGEFIAIVGPSGCGKTTVLNMLAGLLTPSGGTVSRHGKPVTGPSRDIGYMLARSALTPWRTTRANVELGLEIRGVPRKERRERSMQLLSQLRIDHFADAYPSQLSHGMQQRVAIARTLAVDPDLWLMDEPFGALDAQTRVKVQTEFLGLWEGTPKTVIFVTHDLSEAVMMADRVIVMTARPGTIKVDTRVDVPRPRRPADLLFDPQLEHIEQEIWKELRDELG
- a CDS encoding ABC transporter permease, yielding MSSAETMARPSTTSPEEVQPPRQRRSVWRRLAAADWRVQLGRLVVLAAVMLLWQVAVVQEWVEPLYAAGPAETLTRLWELLGESTFYTNLRVTLGEAVGGWVLGSTLGLVLGLALGRWTRVAAVFDPFFTFVNATPKIALAPFFILWFGIGQTSKVVLAATIVLFIVQVPTQAAVRTVNPDLNTVVTSMAATEMQKFRKVVLPGIMAPVFGALRLAMVYALLAAVLGEFIAAQLGLGQQLITATNQFDMPTAFALLIVLAALAVIINSALSLVERRLLRWQNVDSGGRTVTI
- a CDS encoding TetR/AcrR family transcriptional regulator — encoded protein: MTVGGNESVTVEDETPRRKGRPRNSDSGQRRADIMTAALHRFANHGYADTSLSIVARDVGITQPAVYHYFPDKESLYEAVFDAALERAWSAVHARLATVPEQDRSLLDLAEAMNEGGLDIDQQDARQTNLFLTTVPVEATRHHELHHLLERRSAVQDREIRAIVLPAIREGRMSGFDDTDAAVRAIRLLMMGWALETFTQRENTRENTEVLRSILVRLESGPGAAAATPDSSS
- a CDS encoding phosphotransferase family protein; translation: MSELAAAATATSPGPGPRAVTVVTDLAEITVPWMSGALGPAHSGPDLIGVSVVQIGQDSGHLGTSARVSLTYTAGRTPGPETVVVKMPAQSAESLETARRGRLYEREVRFFTDLAPHTEVRAPGCYGAGYDEEHGTFVLVLEDVEARTECDQLLGCPPERARQVVRELARLHASWWERPSLREHPWLTTFLDEARIRNMSRLLEQGWPLACARLGDRLSPQAVEIGELVLEHFDQVMRMLDEPAQTLLHGDTRLDNVMFDAGVARAPVVLLDWQNVSRGPAVAELGYFLAQNLTVQDFAEHLDALVGVYCDELAARGVVDVSPETLRGTLWQALPVTFTVAAAMFVMADLSRPRALELAAVMTERAVGAAQELGLVAALATLPTTPGDIG
- a CDS encoding SDR family NAD(P)-dependent oxidoreductase, producing the protein MSTLTDKVAVVTGGSAGIGRGIVERYLDEGCRVVFGSRGAEAGHAMVSELAAGDRLHFVQTDVTQQHQVERLVDETVRIFGRVDIAVLNAGGTGRSRPVVDMPDEEWELELNLNLNHTFWAMRRVLPHLVGQGSGRVISISSVEGKHAKAGVAGYVANKHAINGLTKAVAKEVGPSGVTVNAICPGLVLTGLAERGAGQGLGVGGFEAVVELYSREAALQRPVTVDEVVAAAVMLASDAASGITGALISVDGGTAAY
- a CDS encoding YidH family protein → MAPSKPGPGVQDVHRWPGRVYDSGHEPDPRFTLANERTFLAWTRTALALIAAGVSLAAFVEDFPRGLREAVAIALILTGMATALSAFVRWMKAEAALRHDRPLPGPGLAPVLTAGLAVVAMVLAVLVILRG
- a CDS encoding DUF202 domain-containing protein; this encodes MSASVWDPGLQNERTTLAWGRSALALLVCGLLTATLAASRHWFPAVVVALVAMGSAAGLRRVARHRYLDASSALVAERPLPDGRLGAALVLGVVGLGALAVTLVVVTSTGAIRAR